The Diaphorobacter ruginosibacter genome contains a region encoding:
- a CDS encoding porin: MNKTVIVVAIGLATASSAALAQSAVTLGGQVKLGMDNVSVRGGGGADPSVTRVTNNTSFWYLDGKEDLGSGKSAYYHLEWDFAGDTGALGAGRNFYVGLGDKDLGRLQLGRQSVYFSHHWFLIDFHGSFDAAPNAANSLNVLGTINGSYFAGSFLNNTIRYEAPNIGGFSGMASYSFDAESAVNKRNKTWYVNPTYTNGPFRVGYYHMARRAQGVLPAQTVGTLDQDADRLGIGYLNNGWRAGLLVDRNKVTDTASGSSQQRVSYAIPVAYGFGPHLVSATWGQAMSTKINGTKFQDSGAKMLSVSYQYSLSKRTQLDVSVLELRNQKNGQYNFWNGSLSGGLQMAAGDSGAKTRMIYAGVKHNF, encoded by the coding sequence GTGAATAAGACTGTTATCGTGGTGGCGATTGGATTGGCGACGGCATCCTCTGCCGCCCTGGCTCAATCTGCCGTGACACTCGGCGGCCAGGTCAAGCTGGGCATGGACAACGTGTCCGTGCGAGGTGGAGGGGGTGCTGATCCAAGCGTCACCCGAGTTACCAACAACACCAGCTTCTGGTACCTGGATGGAAAAGAAGATCTCGGCAGCGGCAAGAGCGCCTACTACCATCTGGAATGGGACTTCGCGGGCGACACCGGTGCTCTAGGTGCCGGCCGTAATTTCTACGTGGGACTCGGCGACAAGGACCTCGGGCGATTGCAGCTGGGTCGCCAGTCGGTGTACTTCAGCCATCACTGGTTTCTCATTGACTTCCATGGCTCCTTTGACGCGGCACCCAATGCGGCAAACTCTCTGAACGTGCTGGGCACGATCAACGGCTCCTACTTTGCGGGCAGCTTCTTGAATAACACCATTCGATATGAAGCCCCCAATATCGGCGGCTTCTCGGGTATGGCGTCATACTCGTTCGATGCGGAGTCTGCCGTCAACAAGCGCAACAAGACCTGGTATGTCAACCCGACATACACCAACGGCCCGTTCAGGGTAGGCTACTACCACATGGCGCGCCGCGCGCAGGGCGTCTTGCCTGCGCAGACTGTCGGAACGCTCGACCAGGATGCGGACCGCCTGGGTATCGGGTACCTGAACAATGGATGGCGCGCGGGCTTGCTGGTCGATCGAAACAAAGTGACCGATACGGCCAGCGGATCCTCGCAGCAACGCGTCTCCTATGCGATCCCTGTCGCCTACGGATTCGGTCCGCACCTGGTGTCGGCCACCTGGGGGCAGGCAATGTCCACCAAGATCAATGGCACAAAATTCCAAGATTCCGGGGCGAAGATGCTGTCCGTGAGCTATCAATACTCCTTGAGCAAGCGAACACAGCTGGATGTATCCGTGCTCGAGTTGCGCAATCAGAAAAATGGCCAGTACAACTTCTGGAACGGCAGCCTCTCCGGTGGCCTGCAAATGGCTGCAGGGGACTCAGGAGCCAAGACGCGGATGATCTATGC